One window from the genome of Amycolatopsis sp. NBC_01480 encodes:
- a CDS encoding PRC and DUF2382 domain-containing protein, with protein MAGTMHPQQLMDTAVVDPEGHKIGKVGNVYLADATREPEWITVKTGLFGSKESFVPLSGANLDDDGVHVNVAKDQVSEAPRIDADGHLSSSESAELYRHYGLPMPRTAPDANGGRGTTGPGGKSGRSGRDDRTAETGMAAAGGMAGGRAGTGMDGGNRMASDRMAGGRAQSGQAAQSGRSGERDKAAKSGKNTGDNEMIRSEERLNIGTEQVEAGHVHLRKYVVTEEQQVTVPVSHEEVRIEREPITDGRARPDGQLGEQEQDLTLHAEKAVVHKETVPVERVRMSTETVTEDQTVTGEVRKEQFDIQDDSTKKHRK; from the coding sequence ATGGCCGGCACCATGCACCCCCAGCAGCTGATGGACACCGCCGTAGTCGATCCCGAGGGACACAAGATCGGCAAGGTGGGGAACGTCTATCTCGCCGACGCGACACGCGAGCCCGAGTGGATCACGGTCAAGACCGGGCTGTTCGGCAGCAAGGAGAGCTTCGTGCCGCTGTCGGGCGCGAACCTGGATGACGACGGCGTCCACGTGAACGTCGCGAAGGACCAGGTCTCCGAGGCACCCCGCATCGACGCCGACGGTCACCTCTCCTCCAGCGAGAGCGCCGAACTCTACCGCCACTACGGCCTGCCGATGCCCCGCACCGCCCCCGACGCGAACGGCGGCCGCGGCACCACCGGCCCGGGCGGCAAGTCCGGCCGCAGCGGCCGCGACGACCGCACGGCCGAGACCGGGATGGCCGCGGCGGGCGGCATGGCCGGCGGAAGGGCGGGAACCGGCATGGACGGCGGCAACCGGATGGCGTCGGACCGCATGGCCGGTGGCCGGGCCCAGTCCGGCCAGGCAGCCCAGTCCGGCCGCTCCGGCGAGCGGGACAAGGCCGCGAAGAGCGGCAAGAACACCGGTGACAACGAGATGATCCGTTCGGAGGAGCGGCTGAACATCGGCACCGAGCAGGTCGAGGCCGGGCACGTCCACCTCCGCAAGTACGTGGTCACCGAGGAGCAGCAGGTCACCGTCCCGGTCAGCCACGAAGAGGTCCGCATCGAGCGCGAGCCGATCACCGACGGCCGCGCCCGCCCGGACGGCCAGCTCGGCGAACAGGAGCAGGACCTCACCTTGCACGCCGAGAAGGCCGTGGTGCACAAGGAAACCGTGCCGGTCGAACGGGTCCGCATGAGCACCGAGACGGTCACCGAAGACCAGACCGTCACCGGCGAGGTGCGCAAGGAACAGTTCGACATCCAGGACGACAGCACGAAGAAGCACCGCAAGTAA
- a CDS encoding sialidase family protein, whose translation MRVIARWGLAFVVLLSGLLVPGAATAGAPVTAPVPQFDQQVLFNPHQETGYACFRIPAIVRSTHGTLLAFAEGRVDNCGDTGDINLVLKRSADGGKTWSPLQVVNPGGGDTHGNPVPIVDSRTGRIVLITTYNKGRDDDRACDVPCPRTPHSQYSDDDGKTWSAPVDISAQAKLPAWDSWYASGPVHGIQLTKGRHAGRLVFGVNAERSDGTNSIENYAALIYSDDHGTSWHVGAVDSYPHPVGGTYTQKPSEVSVVELPDGTIYAGGREQGGTDVGNRDYALSRDGGETFSRQFTTIPDLVTPMVQGSLLRLQRPGGERILFASPSDTDRRRWMMIRSSYDNGRTWEDAEQGTRVTTDWSGYSDLVQLSDQRDPDAKIGLMYEGGAVDARDEIRFARFDEAYLGRHPAGPSTPDVSATHADARVLGGATVTSGRFGGALKLDGVDDFVRVPYSPSQLPGSGDFTFTTWFRYGAVKDPQVLFWLGGMGTTAPQLWLRGEPASHRLIATMTTAAGTKSVTTAQAYDDQAWHHVALERTGGRLTILVDGVQVADGPDSPGSVSQTVSFQLWLGARLDGAYHLNGALDDTRLYRRALTPSEVDLVRRGADVRPGPVLQLPFDRVRS comes from the coding sequence ATGAGAGTGATAGCCCGCTGGGGGCTGGCCTTCGTCGTGCTGCTGTCCGGGCTGCTGGTGCCCGGCGCGGCGACGGCCGGCGCGCCAGTCACTGCTCCGGTCCCGCAATTCGATCAGCAAGTCCTGTTCAACCCCCACCAGGAAACCGGGTACGCCTGCTTCCGGATCCCGGCGATCGTCCGCAGCACGCACGGCACCCTGCTCGCATTCGCCGAGGGTCGCGTCGACAACTGCGGCGACACCGGCGACATCAACCTGGTGCTCAAGCGCTCGGCCGACGGCGGCAAGACCTGGTCCCCGCTCCAGGTGGTCAACCCCGGCGGCGGCGACACCCACGGCAACCCGGTGCCCATTGTGGACAGCCGCACCGGCCGGATCGTCTTGATCACCACGTACAACAAGGGCCGCGACGACGACAGGGCCTGTGACGTCCCGTGCCCGCGGACCCCGCACTCGCAGTACAGCGACGACGACGGCAAGACCTGGTCCGCGCCCGTCGACATCAGCGCGCAGGCGAAGCTGCCGGCGTGGGATTCGTGGTACGCCTCGGGCCCGGTGCACGGCATCCAGCTGACCAAGGGCCGTCACGCGGGCCGGCTCGTGTTCGGCGTCAACGCCGAGCGCAGTGACGGGACCAACTCGATCGAGAACTACGCCGCTCTGATCTACAGCGACGACCACGGCACCAGCTGGCACGTCGGCGCCGTCGACAGTTATCCGCACCCGGTGGGCGGAACGTACACGCAGAAGCCGTCCGAAGTCAGCGTGGTGGAGCTGCCCGACGGCACGATCTACGCCGGTGGCCGGGAGCAGGGCGGCACCGACGTCGGCAATCGTGACTACGCGTTGAGCCGGGACGGCGGCGAGACGTTCAGCCGGCAGTTCACCACCATCCCCGACCTGGTCACGCCGATGGTGCAGGGCTCACTGCTGCGGCTGCAGCGCCCGGGCGGGGAGCGGATCCTCTTCGCGTCGCCGTCGGACACCGACCGCCGGCGGTGGATGATGATCCGCTCGTCCTACGACAACGGCCGCACCTGGGAGGACGCCGAGCAGGGCACGCGGGTGACCACGGACTGGTCGGGCTATTCCGACCTGGTGCAGCTCAGCGATCAGCGCGACCCGGACGCGAAGATCGGCCTGATGTACGAAGGCGGCGCTGTGGACGCCCGTGACGAGATCCGTTTCGCGCGCTTCGACGAGGCTTACCTCGGGCGTCACCCGGCCGGGCCCAGCACGCCCGACGTCTCCGCGACGCACGCCGACGCGCGGGTCCTCGGCGGCGCCACGGTGACGTCGGGCCGCTTCGGCGGGGCGCTGAAGCTGGACGGGGTCGACGATTTCGTCCGCGTGCCGTACTCGCCGTCGCAGCTGCCGGGCTCGGGTGACTTCACGTTCACCACCTGGTTCCGGTACGGCGCGGTGAAGGATCCGCAGGTGCTGTTCTGGCTGGGCGGCATGGGCACGACGGCGCCGCAGCTGTGGCTGCGCGGCGAACCCGCGTCGCACCGGCTGATCGCCACCATGACCACGGCGGCGGGCACGAAGTCCGTGACGACCGCACAGGCCTACGACGACCAGGCCTGGCACCACGTGGCCCTAGAGCGCACCGGGGGGCGGCTGACGATCCTGGTCGACGGGGTGCAGGTGGCCGACGGGCCGGACTCCCCCGGCTCGGTCAGCCAGACGGTCTCGTTCCAGCTCTGGCTGGGCGCGCGGCTCGACGGCGCTTATCACCTGAATGGCGCGCTGGACGACACGCGGCTCTACCGGCGGGCGCTGACACCGTCCGAAGTGGACTTGGTTCGCCGCGGGGCTGACGTCCGGCCGGGGCCGGTGCTGCAGCTGCCTTTCGACCGGGTTCGGTCGTGA
- a CDS encoding dihydrodipicolinate synthase family protein, which translates to MTAKKFAGIIPPLCTPFNDDFTVDTESLRRHIEFQLDAGVHGVFVLGSSGEVAFIPDAQRRVVIETAVDQVAGRVPVLAGCIDMTTQRVAEHVKTAEAAGADAVVITAPYYTRTHVAEVDRHFRLLHEQTALPIFAYDIPVAVHTKLDRNLVLDLAEAGVLAGLKDSSGDEAGFRFVLKGRRERGLDRFSVFTGSELLVDAALTLGADGAVPGLGNVDPVGFVLIYDHCRSGNPLAARREQERLLTLFGIVDVAPPSRMGRGSAALGAFKAAMKMRGFIDNAVTAPPQLPLNDDELLRIKEKLAETGLL; encoded by the coding sequence ATGACCGCGAAGAAGTTCGCCGGCATCATCCCGCCCCTGTGCACGCCCTTCAACGACGATTTCACCGTCGACACCGAATCGCTGCGCCGGCACATCGAATTCCAGCTCGACGCGGGCGTGCACGGTGTCTTCGTGCTCGGCTCCTCCGGCGAGGTCGCGTTCATCCCCGACGCCCAGCGCCGCGTGGTCATCGAGACGGCCGTGGACCAGGTCGCCGGCCGCGTGCCGGTGCTGGCGGGCTGTATCGACATGACGACCCAGCGCGTCGCCGAGCACGTGAAGACTGCCGAGGCTGCCGGCGCCGACGCGGTCGTGATCACCGCGCCGTACTACACCCGCACGCACGTGGCCGAGGTCGACCGGCACTTCCGGCTGCTGCACGAGCAGACCGCGCTGCCGATCTTCGCCTACGACATCCCGGTCGCCGTGCACACCAAGCTCGACCGGAATCTGGTGCTCGACCTGGCCGAAGCCGGGGTGCTGGCCGGGCTGAAGGATTCCAGCGGCGACGAGGCGGGCTTCCGCTTCGTGCTCAAGGGCCGTCGTGAGCGCGGGCTCGACCGGTTCTCCGTGTTCACCGGCTCGGAGCTGCTCGTGGACGCGGCGCTCACCCTGGGCGCGGACGGCGCCGTGCCCGGGCTCGGCAACGTCGACCCCGTCGGCTTCGTGCTGATCTACGACCACTGCCGCTCCGGCAACCCGCTCGCCGCGCGCCGTGAGCAGGAACGCCTGCTCACGCTGTTCGGCATCGTGGACGTGGCGCCGCCGAGCCGGATGGGGCGCGGCTCGGCGGCGCTCGGCGCGTTCAAGGCGGCGATGAAGATGCGCGGATTCATCGACAACGCTGTCACGGCGCCGCCACAGCTGCCGCTGAACGACGACGAACTGTTGCGCATCAAGGAGAAGCTCGCGGAAACGGGGTTGCTCTAG
- a CDS encoding SseB family protein has protein sequence MSEREADAALAVLAWEVWQGYRGPGDFMDGFASAVVWARRSEQPGLLVTDTGSRGLWMPVFSTPDRLAAHVGDGYFFSATGAELLSLVPPGIGLMLDPDDEHRFPVLARVASPNDIAGAWAEFAGVRRR, from the coding sequence GTGAGTGAGAGGGAGGCAGACGCGGCGCTGGCGGTCCTTGCCTGGGAGGTGTGGCAGGGGTATCGCGGCCCGGGTGATTTCATGGACGGCTTCGCCAGTGCTGTGGTGTGGGCTCGGCGGAGCGAGCAGCCGGGTTTGCTCGTGACCGACACGGGTTCGCGAGGGCTCTGGATGCCGGTGTTCTCGACGCCCGATCGGCTTGCCGCACACGTAGGCGACGGCTACTTCTTCTCCGCGACGGGTGCAGAACTTTTGAGCCTGGTGCCGCCGGGGATCGGCTTGATGCTCGATCCGGACGACGAGCACCGGTTCCCTGTTCTGGCTCGGGTGGCTTCGCCTAATGATATCGCCGGCGCGTGGGCAGAGTTTGCGGGAGTACGACGCCGGTAG
- a CDS encoding putative T7SS-secreted protein — protein sequence MSELGQTSDPKALIPGDPAAVFENVRVLKGRANTVTSVGEALQRIDTGSWTGSASDKFHEDHQTEVPRWLEGSDSFQDAAQALEDFANTLSWAQGQASEAIAKWQQGDAATAQAKAAHDRAVADAGTKTRANQQHGDPTVVQPPAFADPGEAQRQEAREMLGRARQQLQDAGNGCAETLRLEASLAPQDSQKKSDSNFFGGIWDTLSGAGEGLWTLVSDPAETVVAMADNIAHPVETFKNIVAWDDWANGHGDRALGKMVGGVLLFGAGKAAKDLLGKGEHAGGEHVPETKVAKTREERTAAVRDIVTDDNGSIRGDRGKNRGVKVVNQSELAKMMDTARARLGPPDKVAHTPKGTVETWTISDDPRASVTFRTYSGSGGDTLDINRVEGLNNVKRYHVESEGK from the coding sequence ATGAGCGAACTCGGCCAGACCTCGGATCCGAAAGCGTTGATCCCCGGCGACCCCGCCGCGGTCTTCGAGAACGTCCGGGTGCTGAAGGGGCGCGCGAACACCGTCACATCGGTCGGAGAGGCGCTGCAACGTATCGACACTGGCAGCTGGACGGGGTCGGCGTCAGACAAGTTCCACGAAGACCACCAGACCGAGGTGCCGCGTTGGCTGGAGGGTTCGGATTCCTTCCAGGACGCTGCCCAGGCGCTCGAAGATTTCGCCAACACCTTGTCGTGGGCTCAAGGCCAGGCTTCGGAGGCGATTGCCAAGTGGCAGCAAGGCGACGCCGCGACAGCCCAGGCGAAGGCGGCCCATGATCGGGCCGTCGCCGACGCCGGGACCAAGACGCGCGCGAACCAGCAGCACGGGGACCCGACAGTGGTCCAGCCGCCGGCGTTCGCCGACCCCGGCGAGGCCCAGCGACAGGAAGCGCGGGAGATGCTCGGAAGGGCACGGCAGCAGCTTCAGGACGCAGGAAACGGCTGCGCGGAGACACTTCGTCTCGAAGCGTCCCTTGCTCCGCAGGACTCGCAAAAGAAATCAGACAGTAACTTTTTCGGCGGCATCTGGGACACCCTCTCCGGGGCGGGCGAGGGGCTGTGGACGCTGGTTTCCGATCCTGCCGAGACCGTCGTGGCGATGGCGGACAACATCGCGCATCCCGTAGAGACGTTCAAGAACATCGTCGCCTGGGACGACTGGGCGAACGGGCACGGCGATCGCGCCCTCGGGAAGATGGTCGGCGGTGTGCTCCTGTTTGGCGCAGGTAAAGCCGCCAAGGACCTGCTCGGCAAAGGAGAACATGCTGGCGGCGAGCATGTGCCCGAGACGAAAGTCGCGAAGACGCGTGAAGAGCGAACCGCCGCAGTCCGCGACATCGTTACCGATGACAATGGCTCAATCCGCGGCGACCGGGGGAAGAACAGGGGTGTCAAGGTGGTCAACCAGTCCGAGCTGGCCAAGATGATGGACACTGCCCGCGCAAGGCTGGGTCCGCCGGACAAGGTTGCGCACACGCCCAAGGGGACGGTGGAAACCTGGACTATCAGCGATGATCCGCGAGCGTCGGTGACATTCCGGACCTACAGTGGCTCGGGCGGCGACACGCTCGATATCAACCGCGTGGAGGGCTTGAATAATGTCAAGCGGTATCACGTCGAGAGCGAGGGAAAGTAG
- the glgA gene encoding glycogen synthase, with protein MLVGLLTREYPPDVYGGAGVHVEFLARELRSLVDLDVHCWGPDRPDGAHGHRDPHEYSQPAFATIDIAVSMAEALQGHDLAHSHTWYANLGGHLAKLTHGIPHVITAHSLEPLRPWKAEQLGGGYRVSSWIERDAYEAADAIIAVSGGMREDVLRAYPAVDPERVHVVHNGIDTSLYQPDPGQDVLRKHGIDPDRPYALFVGRITRQKGVPHLVRAGFDLAEDVQLVLCAGGADTPELDAEFRGLVAELQRTRTGVHWIPEMLPRPEVVQLLTHATVFVCPSVYEPLGIVNLEAMACGTAVVASDVGGIPEVVDDGVTGLLVHYDEADPAVFEAELARRVNELVADPARATGMGLAGRARAVGEFGWAAIAARTVAIYEACGRVS; from the coding sequence ATGTTGGTCGGCCTGCTCACCCGGGAGTACCCACCGGACGTCTACGGGGGAGCGGGGGTGCACGTCGAGTTCCTCGCCCGGGAACTGCGGTCGCTGGTCGACCTCGACGTCCACTGCTGGGGCCCGGACCGTCCCGACGGCGCGCACGGGCACCGGGACCCGCACGAGTACAGCCAGCCCGCGTTCGCGACGATCGACATCGCCGTCTCGATGGCCGAAGCGCTGCAGGGCCACGACCTCGCGCACAGCCACACCTGGTACGCCAACCTCGGCGGCCACCTCGCGAAGCTCACCCACGGCATCCCGCACGTGATCACCGCGCACTCGCTGGAGCCGTTGCGGCCGTGGAAAGCCGAACAACTCGGCGGTGGCTACCGCGTTTCGTCCTGGATCGAGCGCGACGCCTACGAGGCCGCGGACGCGATCATCGCCGTCAGCGGCGGCATGCGCGAGGACGTGCTCCGCGCGTACCCGGCGGTGGACCCGGAGCGCGTCCACGTGGTGCACAACGGCATCGACACCTCGCTCTACCAACCCGATCCGGGCCAGGACGTGCTGCGCAAGCACGGCATCGACCCGGACCGGCCGTACGCGCTGTTCGTCGGCCGGATCACCCGGCAGAAGGGCGTGCCGCACCTGGTGCGCGCCGGGTTCGACCTGGCCGAGGACGTGCAGCTGGTGCTGTGCGCCGGCGGCGCCGACACCCCCGAGCTGGACGCCGAGTTCCGCGGGCTCGTCGCGGAGCTGCAGCGCACCCGCACCGGCGTGCACTGGATCCCGGAGATGCTGCCGCGCCCGGAGGTCGTCCAGCTGCTCACGCACGCGACGGTGTTCGTCTGCCCGTCGGTGTACGAGCCGCTCGGCATCGTGAACCTCGAGGCCATGGCCTGCGGCACGGCCGTCGTGGCGAGCGACGTCGGAGGCATCCCCGAGGTCGTCGACGACGGGGTCACCGGGCTGCTCGTGCACTACGACGAGGCGGACCCGGCGGTCTTCGAGGCGGAACTGGCCCGGCGGGTCAACGAACTCGTCGCCGACCCCGCCCGTGCCACCGGGATGGGCCTGGCCGGGCGGGCGAGGGCCGTGGGAGAGTTCGGCTGGGCCGCGATCGCCGCTCGGACGGTCGCGATCTACGAGGCGTGCGGGAGGGTTTCGTGA
- a CDS encoding putative protein N(5)-glutamine methyltransferase, with translation MPDPESVVLQLRAAGCVFAEEEAQLLVEAAATADELNAMVKRRVDGLPLEHVLGWAEFAGRRFVVEPGVFVPRHRTELLARLATGFARPGAVVVDLCCGSGALGAVVAAAVPVELHATDIEPAAVRCARRNVAGHVYQGDLYAPLPSELRGRVEVLISNVPYVPTGEIALLPPEAREHEPRVALDGGGDGLDVLRRVVTQAPGWLAPGGHVLFETSEAQAARAVADVERAGLSARVEESEELGATVVVGRRVNPLLHKE, from the coding sequence TTGCCGGATCCCGAGTCCGTTGTCCTCCAGCTGCGCGCCGCCGGGTGCGTGTTCGCCGAGGAAGAGGCGCAGCTGCTCGTCGAGGCCGCCGCCACGGCCGATGAGCTGAACGCCATGGTCAAGCGCCGCGTCGACGGCCTGCCGCTGGAGCACGTGCTCGGCTGGGCGGAGTTCGCCGGGCGGCGGTTCGTGGTGGAGCCGGGGGTGTTCGTCCCGCGGCACCGGACCGAGCTGCTCGCGCGGCTGGCCACCGGGTTCGCGCGGCCCGGCGCCGTGGTCGTCGACCTGTGCTGCGGGTCCGGGGCGCTCGGCGCGGTGGTCGCCGCGGCCGTGCCGGTCGAGCTGCACGCCACCGACATCGAGCCCGCGGCGGTCCGGTGCGCTCGCCGCAACGTCGCAGGCCACGTCTACCAGGGCGACCTCTACGCGCCGTTGCCGAGTGAGCTGCGCGGACGCGTGGAGGTGCTGATCTCCAACGTCCCGTACGTGCCCACCGGCGAGATCGCCCTGCTTCCGCCCGAGGCGCGCGAGCACGAGCCGCGGGTGGCCCTCGACGGCGGCGGCGACGGGCTTGACGTCCTGCGCCGCGTGGTCACGCAGGCCCCGGGCTGGCTCGCGCCCGGCGGCCACGTGCTGTTCGAGACGAGCGAGGCCCAGGCGGCCCGAGCGGTGGCCGACGTCGAACGCGCGGGGCTGAGCGCACGAGTCGAGGAGTCCGAGGAGCTGGGGGCCACCGTGGTCGTCGGGCGGCGGGTCAACCCGTTGCTGCACAAGGAGTAA
- the glgC gene encoding glucose-1-phosphate adenylyltransferase, with protein MIDGSDVLGIVLAGGEGKRLMPLTADRAKPAVPFGGVHRLIDFVLSSLVHGGIRRICVLTQYKSHSLDRHISTTWRLSSLTGEYVTPVPAQQRLGPRWFQGSADAIHQSLNLVYDEQPAYIAVFGADNIYRMDPRQMMDAHIASGAGVTVAGIRVPRAEASAFGVIHTEDGTKIDAFLEKPQDPPGLPGSPDESYVSMGNYVFTTQVMIDALKEDSKNVGSKHDMGRDIIPALVEKGDAAVYDFNGNEVPGETERDHGYWRDVGTIDSYYDAHTDLISTYPIFNLYNRKWPILAHPGQRAAAKFVEGGTANQSIISNGCIISGAQVVDSVLSPDVLVENGAVVQGSVLLDGVRVGRGAVVRRAILDKNVVVPPGAHIGVDLTRDREHYHVSPGGIVVLGKGERAL; from the coding sequence GTGATCGACGGATCCGACGTGCTGGGCATCGTCCTGGCGGGCGGCGAAGGCAAGCGGCTGATGCCACTGACCGCCGACCGCGCCAAGCCCGCGGTGCCCTTCGGCGGGGTGCACCGCCTGATCGACTTCGTGCTCTCCAGCCTGGTGCACGGCGGCATCCGGCGGATCTGCGTGCTCACCCAGTACAAATCGCACTCGCTCGACCGGCACATCAGCACTACTTGGCGGCTCTCGTCGCTGACCGGCGAGTACGTGACGCCGGTGCCCGCGCAGCAGCGGCTGGGCCCGCGCTGGTTCCAGGGCAGCGCCGACGCCATCCACCAGAGCCTGAACCTGGTCTACGACGAGCAGCCCGCCTACATCGCGGTGTTCGGTGCCGACAACATCTACCGGATGGACCCGCGGCAGATGATGGACGCGCACATCGCCTCGGGCGCGGGCGTCACCGTGGCCGGCATCCGCGTGCCGCGGGCCGAGGCGAGCGCGTTCGGCGTGATCCACACCGAGGACGGCACGAAGATCGACGCGTTCCTGGAGAAGCCGCAGGACCCGCCGGGCCTGCCGGGCTCGCCCGACGAGTCGTACGTGTCGATGGGCAACTACGTGTTCACCACGCAGGTGATGATCGACGCGCTGAAGGAAGACTCGAAGAACGTCGGCTCCAAACACGACATGGGCCGCGACATCATCCCGGCACTGGTGGAGAAGGGCGACGCGGCCGTCTACGACTTCAACGGCAACGAGGTCCCCGGCGAGACCGAGCGCGACCACGGCTACTGGCGTGACGTCGGAACCATCGACAGCTACTACGACGCCCACACCGACCTGATCTCGACGTACCCGATCTTCAACCTGTACAACCGGAAATGGCCGATCCTGGCCCACCCGGGCCAGCGCGCCGCGGCGAAGTTCGTCGAGGGCGGCACGGCCAACCAGTCGATCATCAGCAACGGCTGCATCATCTCCGGCGCCCAGGTGGTCGATTCGGTGCTGTCGCCGGACGTGCTGGTGGAAAACGGTGCTGTCGTGCAGGGTTCGGTGTTGCTCGACGGCGTCCGGGTCGGCCGCGGGGCTGTGGTCCGCCGCGCGATCCTGGACAAGAACGTCGTCGTGCCGCCGGGCGCCCACATCGGCGTTGATCTGACCCGGGACCGGGAGCACTACCACGTGAGTCCTGGTGGGATTGTGGTGCTGGGTAAGGGAGAACGGGCGCTGTAG
- a CDS encoding beta-galactosidase, protein MVPFDRIHYGGDYNPEHWSSEVWDQDMKLMAEAGVSMVTLGIYSWAQVEPRPGEFDFGWFDTVMGKLADHGVAVCLATMTGSPPPWLSHQYPEILPVRADGTRLSAGARQQFCPSSQVFREHAARLVDRLATRYAGHPALALWHIGNEFGCHIRACYCEASAEHFRHWLQCRYSTMDSLNAAWSTTFWSQRYEDWSEIEPPRVAPTFPNPAQQLDYHRFSSDASLGCYLTEREVLGRLTPDVPVTTNFVGLVQKALDWHTWTPHEDIVSLDSYPDPHEPRSHVEAAFAYDLVRSTKDGQPWMLLEQAPSAVNWRPRNGPKPPGAMRLGSWQAVARGADAVLFFQWRQTSGGAEKFHSAMVPHGGRETRTFREVADLGHELAALPGLAGSRVQADVAILHDWPSWWALELDSHPSDDLRQLDTHLAHYAPLFDAGITCDVVRPTRELSGYRLVVVPNLYLLDAGVAENLRSYVAGGGHLVVSFFSGIVDENDRAYLGGYPAPLREVLGLRVDEFWPLPEGGSTSLDTAGKTATGTIWSEWVEPEGASVVTTFGDGSLARRAAVTRHEFGDGVAWYLATRPDPVAMRALFDRVTTEAGVTPVLPGLPDGVQATVRETPGGSAYLFLLNHGAEAVTVPLPEPARDLLTDPGRPLEAVPLAPRGVAVLTRGEGKTV, encoded by the coding sequence ATGGTCCCCTTCGACCGGATCCACTACGGGGGCGACTACAACCCCGAGCACTGGTCCTCCGAGGTGTGGGACCAGGACATGAAGCTGATGGCCGAGGCCGGCGTCTCCATGGTGACCCTGGGGATCTACTCCTGGGCGCAGGTGGAGCCGCGGCCCGGCGAGTTCGACTTCGGCTGGTTCGACACCGTGATGGGCAAGCTCGCGGACCACGGCGTCGCGGTCTGCCTGGCGACCATGACCGGGTCGCCGCCGCCGTGGCTGTCGCACCAGTACCCGGAGATCCTGCCGGTCCGCGCGGACGGCACCCGGCTCTCGGCGGGCGCGCGGCAGCAGTTCTGCCCGTCCAGCCAGGTGTTCCGCGAGCACGCGGCCCGGCTCGTCGACCGGCTGGCCACGCGGTACGCCGGGCATCCGGCGCTGGCCCTGTGGCACATCGGCAACGAGTTCGGCTGCCACATCCGCGCCTGTTACTGCGAGGCGTCGGCCGAGCACTTCCGGCACTGGCTCCAGTGCCGGTACTCCACAATGGACTCGTTGAACGCGGCGTGGAGCACCACGTTCTGGTCGCAGCGGTACGAGGACTGGTCGGAGATCGAGCCGCCGCGCGTCGCCCCGACGTTCCCGAACCCCGCGCAGCAGCTGGACTACCACCGGTTCTCCTCCGACGCCTCCCTCGGCTGCTACCTGACCGAGCGCGAGGTGCTCGGCCGCCTGACCCCGGACGTGCCGGTGACCACGAACTTCGTCGGCCTGGTGCAGAAGGCGCTCGACTGGCACACCTGGACGCCGCACGAGGACATCGTCAGCCTCGACTCGTATCCCGATCCGCACGAACCGCGCAGCCATGTCGAGGCGGCGTTCGCGTACGACCTCGTCCGATCCACCAAGGACGGTCAGCCGTGGATGCTGTTGGAGCAGGCGCCGAGCGCGGTGAACTGGCGCCCCCGCAACGGTCCCAAGCCACCGGGGGCCATGCGCCTGGGCAGCTGGCAGGCCGTGGCGCGCGGCGCGGACGCCGTCCTGTTCTTCCAGTGGCGCCAGACCTCCGGCGGCGCCGAGAAGTTCCACTCGGCGATGGTGCCGCACGGCGGCCGCGAGACCCGCACGTTCCGCGAGGTGGCGGACCTGGGCCACGAGCTGGCCGCGCTGCCCGGGCTGGCGGGCAGCCGGGTGCAGGCCGACGTCGCGATCCTGCACGACTGGCCCAGCTGGTGGGCGCTGGAACTGGACTCCCACCCGTCCGACGACCTGCGCCAGCTCGACACCCACCTCGCGCACTACGCGCCGCTGTTCGACGCCGGCATCACCTGCGACGTCGTGCGGCCGACGCGGGAGCTGTCCGGCTACCGGCTCGTGGTGGTACCGAACCTGTACCTGCTGGACGCCGGGGTCGCGGAGAACCTGCGGTCCTATGTGGCCGGAGGCGGGCACCTGGTGGTGTCCTTCTTCTCCGGCATCGTGGACGAGAACGACCGCGCGTACCTCGGCGGCTACCCGGCCCCGTTGCGCGAAGTGCTGGGGCTGCGCGTGGACGAGTTCTGGCCGTTGCCCGAAGGCGGCTCGACAAGCCTTGACACGGCAGGGAAAACGGCGACCGGCACGATCTGGTCCGAGTGGGTGGAGCCCGAGGGCGCCTCGGTGGTCACGACGTTCGGCGACGGCTCGTTGGCGCGCCGCGCCGCGGTGACCCGGCACGAGTTCGGCGACGGCGTCGCCTGGTACCTCGCGACGCGGCCGGACCCGGTGGCCATGCGGGCGCTGTTCGACCGCGTCACCACCGAAGCCGGGGTCACGCCGGTGCTGCCGGGGCTGCCCGACGGCGTGCAGGCGACCGTCCGGGAAACGCCCGGGGGAAGCGCTTACTTGTTCCTGCTCAACCACGGCGCGGAGGCGGTCACCGTGCCACTGCCCGAGCCCGCCCGTGACCTGCTCACCGATCCCGGCCGTCCGCTCGAAGCGGTGCCGCTGGCGCCGCGCGGGGTGGCCGTCCTGACCCGAGGTGAAGGGAAAACCGTCTGA